The following are encoded together in the Scomber scombrus chromosome 7, fScoSco1.1, whole genome shotgun sequence genome:
- the LOC133983526 gene encoding uncharacterized protein LOC133983526 isoform X4, with the protein MTTEASAVSEANTEGKQKASGAEPEPEPENKKNPEAAATEPEGEQSSKKAQQQASEPGPADVATSPEEEQLKPRTRTSAGKGLSRLFSSFLKRRSQCSEGEGFEVEKAREEKADTEEKTDKVEEVKSEEKETKVDEEKSEVKEVKKKEEKVEQKEEKKEEEKVEKKSSKKKKKEAKKKAEEKDEEEVKKAEEKKVEEPVKKKEEQKEEAKTQQTVEKVEEKLEPKEEDKKETAEVKDKGAEVGKKDSKEEGKVDKKVTKKKEKEEKVKKKEEEKAKRKAEEEERAKKREEEKEKRREEDKAREAERAKKKEEEKEKVKKKEEDKTKEEKPKKKEEETNKTEEEKGKEEIKKKEEKKIEEKPKKEEEKGKKREKGKNKGKKETKGPSEERVKAPIAAPEPELKTEPDIEQAPDQHSLSSAETQPAQEEPKEEAAIKKEPEVVEVKKEETEKKEEEPAKQEKEAKEEKEVAKEEVKKEKPAKQKKTEKKAEEAKGSKRQKTMECKVTLLDDAQFECELDKHAKGQELLTKVCDHLNLLEKDYFGLAHWGTPTNKIWLEPTKEIRKQVPGAVYEFTFNMKFYPPDPAQLTEDLTRYFLCLQLRNDIMRGVLPCSFVTLSLLGSYTAQSELGEYDPELHGTDYVKDLSLAPGQSKELEEKVMELHRTYRSMSPAQADMLFLENAKKLAMYGVDLHQAKDLDGVDITLGVCSSGLMVYKDKLRINRFPWPKVLKISYKRSSFFIKIRPSEQEQYESTIGFKLPNYKASKKLWKVCVEHHTFFRVPSVEPPSSSRFLVLGSKFRYSGRTQAQTRQASSMIDRPAPRFTRSASKRLSRNLDGAAGDETLQFLQQLSASTRSEVDDWSVMLASDQPQPAPEFTVKGESEQIFIQSWEEGQPVQTVTVTLQDTGQTGSQTITQTVSQSWLELASDEQQQKTKEDEWSVLLHRHPPFPFVPPFDFVKQPAKLSLAQISSLDGLLQPALKQQDDWFLYFDRIFSLSMLERDDKPPFSPPAQFQLQEKNEQITSVIEQELTNEEVIERLQEKVITVDKLKEVHVLEKRLREVRDLEERLQEVDEMAERLQEVIEEELGKEEVAKLREEEKLEQEEIKQVEGVTETVVKKYVRMETNKEDEVDELEDEIKQVFLKGLLPEEEGETKMKQEIEKEVTELSVLDDSLRDKLRLIEKEWQDEVEQKFGFPDIIGGTSVVTYQKVEQMIKKKVTIVDDRGQQQEDVENMQIQSGVISEKIWRKTEILEERTQREVTERFQAEDQSQVEDEDIWFVLFDRSPYKAVVKPPVTSVKHVQVDEGERFTSKTEITTVEEKRDVIVEERTIREEEIRLMPEIPPPQNITKREDDWFVLLDVLPRETSYVPPVTLKEQDQMAAERFVSVVQTAAEEDIKEVVVEERKIIEEAPRHLQKIPQQPVRERDDDAFMQPVKERDDDWFVLLDVVPRETSYVPPVTLMKKYQKEPDRFVSVVQTAVHKEISKVVVEERKIIIEAPRQEIPQQPVRERDDDWFMMLDVVPREASYVLPVAVAERVDVSPEERVSVVAITSVREKRGKDVVEEKEIKQKQSQEQVIALPQAVRQIEDDWFVQLDIPTRESSFVPPVTMAEYVQVYPKESIFTVAKTVVVVSRKEVVVEKMMVQKEDKKLPKQIIPEQKISQPVRERDDDWFQLLDVVPRETSFVPPVSLPLPAKIYPDIQPVIEVKRKEQKLPKVDLDQIRQQPSQPLPERDDDWFVLFDAVREEAVIRPSVAAVKIIPEMRKTFEVEVTTTETRTWKKMIIGVDSRQDEARLSEIRPSPMAPSSEREGGYDWFILFDIIREKTVVIPPVAVVKRIVDVAPIEPKQKIIMKELRPPVKFVEIKPPQPREVDDDWFVLLDVAAKAPVAMAGPVRMYPEVRPSKKVAAIEQRAQQRITIVEERWQQEKMIQQIQQIPRPTVRKVEDDWFILLDVAPKKSVAAPERIRFPAEVRPPTAETKKRIVISETRPQFERRILEERRPVVHTHINDDWFVLLDGGLKESVVSTQRGTRPVSAPVFSQAALAEAGIPMAPLDQPQTSTPIKTSRKDERRLEVTVEAVEPSKTEADIKSEVVSTEVVRMRKKRAKRIEGDSIYIRHSLLMLEEFDKTNEDVLKHHASISELKRNFMESVPESRPSEWDKRLSTHSPFRTLGINGQPLPSADGSVCISPLCGGSETKAAHVETSSNLDFSGIPSPTVRHKSGPDSVEAHDVPVEEESYQEAVVVFETSLVPIVEVEMAQPPPSISLSSKDLDEIQEEEGSYPGVSEGSGRIVGCSPASYFRSDGPQVIRCFQPPLVQTQTVTITAVSNSLPSGISTTEVPIVPTKTFTYESSKVTVDGTDEDKDGTTVSSSKTVSSETTSGTTVTTTTTHISKVVKSGSSETRVEKRIVINADSEIDQDKGKDGGASSL; encoded by the exons ATGACAACAGAGGCAAGTGCGGTGAGCGAGGCAAACACTGAGGGCAAGCAGAAGGCAAGCGGTGCCGAACCCGAACCCGAACCCGAGAACAAGAAGAATCCGGAGGCAGCAGCAACTGAGCCAGAGGGGGAGCAGTCGAGCAAGAAAGCCCAGCAGCAGGCCTCTGAGCCTGGGCCTGCTGATGTAGCCACCTCCCctgaggaggagcagctgaAACCTCGTACCCGGACCTCTGCTGGCAAAGGCCTGTCTcgcctcttctcctctttcctcaaACGCCGCTCACAGTGCTCTGAGGGAGAGGGGTTTGAAGTAGAGAAAGCCAGGGAGGAAAAGgcagacacagaggaaaaaacTGACAAAGTGGAAGAGGTGAAAAGTGAAGAGAAGGAAACTAAAGTAGACGAGGAAAAATCTGAAGTTAAAgaagttaaaaagaaagaagaaaaagtagaacaaaaagaggagaaaaaggaggaagaaaaagttgAGAAGAAGagcagtaaaaagaaaaagaaagaagctaagaaaaaagcagaggaaaaggatgaagaggaagtgaaaaaggcagaggagaaaaaagtaGAGGAAccagtgaaaaagaaagaggagcaAAAGGAAGAGGCAAAGACACAGCAGACCGTAGAAAAGGTAGAGGAAAAATTGGAGCCAAAAGAAGAGGATAAGAAGGAAACTGCTGAAGTTAAAGACAAGGGGGCAGAGGTCGGAAAGAAGGATAGTAAAGAGGAGGGAAAAGTTGACAAGAAggtgacaaagaaaaaagaaaaggaggaaaaggtaaagaagaaggaagaggaaaaagccaagaggaaagcagaggaagaagaaagggcGAAGAAgcgagaagaagagaaagaaaagagaagagaagaagataaGGCAAGAGAGGCCGAAAGggcaaagaagaaagaagaggaaaaggaaaaggtcaaaaagaaggaggaggataaAACGAAAGAGGAGAagccaaaaaagaaagaagaagagacaaataagacagaagaggagaagggtaaagaagagataaaaaagaaagaggagaaaaagatagaagaaaagccgaagaaggaagaggaaaaggggaagaaaagagagaaggggaagaacaaaggaaagaaggagacgAAAGGGCCAAGTGAGGAGCGGGTGAAAGCACCGATTGCTGCTCCAGAGCCAGAACTTAAAACTGAGCCAGACATCGAACAAGCTCCTGATCAGCACTCACTAAGCAGCGCAGAGACACAG CCAGCTCAGGAGGAACCCAAGGAAGAAGCTGCGATAAAGAAGGAGCCTGAAGTAGTTGAAGTGAagaaggaggagacagagaaaaaagaggaagaaccAGCAAAACAGGAGAAGGAagcaaaagaagagaaggaggtggctaaggaggaggtgaagaaggagaagcctgcaaaacaaaagaagactgAGAAGAAGGCAGAAGAGGCAAAAGGCTCCAAACGACAGAAAACCATGGAATGCAAAGTCACCTTACTGGACGACGCTCAGTTTGAGTGTGAGCTTGAT aAACATGCTAAAGGGCAGGAACTTTTAACAAAAGTGTGTGACCACCTCAACCTGCTGGAGAAGGATTACTTTGGCCTCGCTCACTGGGGAACACCAACAAACAAG ATATGGTTGGAACCCACCAAAGAGATCCGGAAACAGGTTCCAGGTGCTGTCTACGAGTTTACATTTAACATGAAGTTCTACCCTCCTGATCCAGCACAGCTTACTGAAGACCTCACCAG GTACTTCCTGTGTCTCCAGCTGAGGAATGACATTATGCGTGGTGTTCTTCCCTGTTCCTTTGTCACACTGTCCTTGCTGGGCTCCTACACAGCTCAGTCAGAGCTTGGAGAGTATGACCCAGAACTTCATGGAACAGACTATGTCAAAGATCTGAGTCTGGCCCCCGGACAAAGCAAAGAGCTGGAAGAAAAGGTTATGGAGCTGCATCGCACGTACAG GTCAATGAGTCCAGCCCAAGCTGACATGCTGTTTCTGGAAAACGCAAAGAAACTCGCCATGTATGGAGTGGACCTGCACCAAGCCAAA gatctTGATGGTGTTGACATTACACTGGGGGTTTGCTCTAGTGGTCTGATGGTTTACAAGGACAAGTTGAGAATCAATCGTTTCCCTTGGCCCAAAGTTCTCAAGATCTCTTACAAACGCAGCAGCTTCTTTATTAAGATCCGGCCGTCGGAG CAAGAGCAGTATGAAAGCACAATTGGCTTCAAACTGCCCAACTACAAAGCCTCGAAGAAGCTGTGGAAAGTTTGTGTTGAACACCATACCTTCTTCAG GGTTCCATCAGTGGAGCCTCCCTCGTCAAGCCGCTTCCTCGTTTTGGGCTCCAAATTCAGGTACAGCGGACGTACTCAAGCCCAGACCCGCCAGGCCAGCTCCATGATCGACCGCCCAGCACCTCGCTTCACACGCTCAGCAAGCAAGCGTCTGTCCCGTAATCTAGATGGAG CAGCTGGAGATGAGACTCTCCAGTTCCTGCAACAACTCTCAGCATCAACCAGGTCTGAGGTTGATGATTGGTCGGTGATGCTGGCTTCTGACCAACCCCAGCCAGCCCCTGAATTCACAG TCAAAGGGGAGTCTGAGCAGATATTCATTCAGTCCTGGGAGGAGGGGCAGCCTGTTCAAACGGTCACAGTAACCTTGCAGGACACTGGGCAGACGGGCTCTCAAACTATCactcagacagtcagtcagtcatggcTGGAACTGGCATctgatgagcagcagcagaagacaAAGGAAGATGAGTGGTCTGTCCTGCTCCATAGAcaccctccttttccttttgtcCCACCTTTTGACTTTGTGAAGCAGCCAG CTAAGCTCAGCTTGGCACAAATTAGCTCTCTGGATGGGCTATTGCAACCTGCACTGAAACAGCAAGACGACTGGTTTTTGTACTTTGACCGAATCTTCAGCCTGTCCATGCTTGAGCGTGATGATAAACCTCCAT TCTCTCCTCCAGCCCAGTTCCAGCTCCAGGAGAAGAATGAGCAGATCACAAGTGTAATAGAGCAGGAACTGACTAATGAGGAGGTCATTGAGAGGCTGCAGGAAAAAGTGATCACAGTAGACAAGCTGAAAGAGGTGCATGTTTTGGAAAAGAGGCTGAGGGAAGTGAGGGATTTAGAGGAAAGGCTCCAAGAAGTGGATGAGATGGCAGAGAGACTCCAGGAAGTAATAGAAGAGGAACTGGGGAAGGAAGAGGTAGCCAAGttaagagaggaagagaagttAGAGCAGGAAGAGATCAAACAAGTTGAAGGTGTAACAGAAACAGTGGTGAAAAAATATGTGAGGATGGAGACAAATAAGGAAGATGAAGTGGATGAATTGGAAGATGAAATAAAGCAGGTGTTTTTAAAAGGCTTGTTGCctgaggaggaaggagagaccAAGATGAAGCAGGAGATTGAAAAAGAGGTGACAGAGTTGAGTGTGTTAGATGATAGTTTGAGAGACAAGCTACGTCTGATAGAAAAGGAATGGCAAGACGAGGTGGAGCAGAAGTTTGGCTTTCCAGATATCATCGGTGGCACCTCTGTAGTAACATACCAGAAGGTGGAGCAAATGATTAAGAAGAAAGTGACAATTGTAGATGATAGAGGGCAGCAGCAGGAAGATGTGGAAAATATGCAGATACAGTCTGGGGTAATATCAGAGAAGATATGGCGTAAGACAGAAATACTGGAGGAGAGAACTCAGAGAGAAGTTACAGAGAGGTTTCAGGCCGAGGATCAATCTCAAGTGGAAGATGAAGATATCTGGTTCGTACTTTTTGACCGCTCTCCATACAAGGCTGTTGTCAAACCACCAG TTACCTCAGTCAAGCATGTTCAGGTGGATGAAGGAGAGCGTTTCACCTCAAAGACTGAGATTACAACAGTCGAGGAGAAAAGGGACGTAATAGTAGAAGAGAGAAcaataagagaagaagaaataagaCTTATGCCAGAGATCCCACCACCACAGAATATCACAAAAAGAGAGGATGACTGGTTTGTGCTACTGGATGTTCTTCCGAGAGAAACCTCTTATGTACCACCAG TGACCTTGAAGGAACAAGACCAGATGGCCGCTGAACGTTTTGTCTCAGTGGTtcaaactgcagcagaggaagatATTAAGGAAGTAGTAgttgaagagagaaagataataGAAGAGGCACCAAGACATCTTCAAAAAATCCCACAGCAGCCTGTCAGAGAAAGAGATGACGACGCGTTTATGCAgccagtgaaagagagagatgatgatTGGTTTGTGTTGCTGGATGTTGTTCCCAGAGAAACATCTTATGTACCACCAG TCACCTTGATGAAAAAATACCAGAAGGAGCCTGATCGTTTTGTGTCTGTGGTTCAAACTGCAGTGCACAAGGAGATTAGTAAAGTAGTAGTTGAAGAGAGGAAGATAATAATAGAGGCGCCAAGACAAGAAATCCCACAACAGCCagtaagagaaagagatgatGACTGGTTTATGATGCTGGATGTTGTTCCCAGAGAAGCATCATATGTACTACCAG TGGCTGTTGCAGAGCGTGTTGATGTGTCCCCTGAAGAACGTGTCTCTGTGGTTGCAATAACATCAgttagagaaaaaagagggaaggatgttgtagaagaaaaagaaattaaacaaaagcAGAGTCAAGAGCAAGTCATAGCTCTGCCACAGGCTGTGAGACAAATAGAAGATGACTGGTTTGTGCAGTTGGATATTCCCACCAGAGAATCATCATTTGTGCCACCAG TCACCATGGCGGAGTATGTTCAGGTTTATCCTAAGGAGAGCATTTTTACTGTGGCTAagacagtagtagtagtgtcCAGGAAGGAGGTTGTAGTTGAAAAGATGATGGTGCAAAAAGAGGACAAGAAGCTTCCCAAGCAAATAATCCCAGAGCAGAAAATATCTCAGCCAGTCAGAGAAAGAGATGATGACTGGTTTCAGCTGCTGGATGTTGTTCCCAGAGAAACATCATTTGTGCCTCCAG tttctctCCCTCTACCAGCTAAAATCTATCCAGATATTCAACCTGTAATtgaagtgaaaagaaaagagcagaaacTGCCAAAGGTTGATCTTGACCAGATTAGACAGCAGCCTTCTCAGCCACTGCCAGAGAGAGATGATGATTGGTTTGTGCTGTTTGATGCTGTTCGTGAGGAGGCAGTCATACGACCATCAG TTGCTGCTGTTAAAATTATTCCGGAAATGAGGAAGACATTTGAGGTTGAGGTGACAACAACTGAGACTAGAACATGGAAGAAGATGATAATTGGTGTGGACAGCAGGCAAGATGAGGCACGTCTGTCTGAAATTAGACCGAGCCCAATGGCACCATCgtcagaaagagaaggaggataTGATTGGTTTATCCTGTTCGACATCATCAGAGAAAAGACTGTTGTCATACCACCAG TTGCTGTGGTTAAGCGTATTGTGGATGTGGCACCCATTgagccaaaacaaaaaatcatcaTGAAAGAATTGAGGCCACCTGTGAAGTTTGTGGAGATCAAACCGCCACAACCAAGAGAGGTGGATGATGACTGGTTTGTGCTACTAGATGTTGCAGCTAAAGCACCAG TGGCAATGGCTGGGCCTGTCCGTATGTATCCTGAAGTGAGACCATCTAAAAAGGTTGCAGCCATAGAGCAGAGAGCACAGCAGAGAATTACTATAGTGGAGGAGAGATGGCAGCAGGAGAAGATGATACAGCAGATACAGCAGATACCGCGACCAACAGTGAGAAAGGTGGAGGATGACTGGTTTATTCTTCTCGATGTGGCCCCTAAGAAATCAG TTGCTGCCCCTGAGCGCATCCGATTCCCGGCAGAAGTCAGACCTCCAACTGCTGAGACCAAAAAGAGGATTGTTATCTCTGAAACAAGACCTCAGTTTGAGAGACGAATCTTGGAGGAGAGACGTCCTGTcgtgcacacacatattaaTGATGATTGGTTTGTTCTACTTGATGGTGGCCTCAAAGAGTCAG TGGTGAGCACACAGAGGGGTACCCGTCCTGTCAGTGCTCCAGTCTTCTCCCAGGCTGCCCTGGCAGAGGCAGGGATCCCAATGGCCCCTCTTGACCAGCCCCAAACCTCCACTCCAATCAAGACAAGCCGCAAAGACGAAAGGAGGCTGGAGGTCACTGTAGAGGCTGTGGAGCCCTCAAAAACTGAGGCTGACATCAAG tCTGAGGTGGTGAGCACGGAAGTGGTGCGAATGCGAAAG aaAAGAGCTAAGAGAATTGAGGGTGACTCAATTTATATCAGACATAGCCTTTTAATGTTGGAG GAGTTCGATAAGACTAATGAGGACGTGCTCAAACATCACGCCAGTATCAGTGAGCTGAAGAGGAACTTCATGGAATCTGTCCCAGAGTCTAGACCCAGTGAATGGGACAAGCGTCTGTCCACACACTCTCCATTCCGCACACTGGGAATCAATGGTCAACCTCTACCCAGTGCAGATGGG AGTGTGTGCATTAGTCCGCTATGTGGTGGTTCAGAGACAAAAGCTGCACATGTGGAAACCAGCAGCAATTTGGACTTTTCAGGCATACCCAGTCCCACTGTGAGACACAAGAGTGGGCCTGATAGTGTTGAAGCCCACGATGTTCCTGTTGAGGAGGAGTCATATCAGGAAGCGGTTGTAGTTTTTGAGACCTCCTTGGTACCCATCGTGGAGGTGGAGATGGCGCAGCCGCCTCCCTCAATCAGCCTATCCAGTAAAGATTTAGATGAGATCCAGGAAGAAGAAGGATCATATCCCGGAGTGTCGGAGGGCTCTGGGAGGATAGTTGGATGTTCCCCAGCCTCCTATTTCAGGAGTGATGGCCCACAGGTCATACGCTGCTTCCAG CCCCCTCTGGTGCAGACCCAGACAGTCACCATCACAGCTGTCTCCAACTCCTTACCCAGTGGCATCTCCACCACAGAGGTCCCTATCGTCCCGACCAAGACCTTCACCTATGAGTCTTCAAAG GTGACAGTTGATGGAACAGATGAGGATAAAGATGGCACCACTGTGTCCAGCTCCAAGACCGTTAGCTCAGAAACCACCAGTGGCACCACAgtcaccaccactaccactcaCATCTCAAAG GTAGTGAAAAGTGGTTCTTCAGAGACTCGTGTGGAGAAGAGAATCGTCATAAATGCAGACTCTGAAATCGACCAAGATAAG GGGAAAGATGGAGGAGCATCATCATTGTAA